Proteins encoded by one window of Kribbella italica:
- a CDS encoding ABC-F family ATP-binding cassette domain-containing protein has product MSTQLSVHHLTKSYDHRLVLDQVDCAFPPGRISGLIGENGSGKSTLLRLLAGVEPPDDGSVTLVADGGFGFLAQENPVPLHLDVAAVADHALADLRALEARLRELEELLADGNLSAMTEYGEVQQAFEAREGYDADARLAKAMHGLGLSDLPRDRRLAELSGGELARLHLAAVLAASPEVLLLDEPTNHLDLSGTVWLEEHLRSRAGTTVVVSHDRAFLERVASTLFEVDGDTHRITRYGNGYGGYLAEKAAERARAEQTRQVWEDEVAVMKATVRTTADRVAYGRPMQDNNKVAYDRATGRVNEAERSKIRNAKERLRRLEADPPPVPAKPLRFAVSLRTAGAAEDGVLVKAVDVAVGGRLRPVSVEVPVGGRLLITGANGAGKSTLLDVLAGRLKPERGVVERRGRLGYLAQEVVEDRPDESLRKALARHRGAGALGLFRKDQLPTRVGALSTGQRRRLALARLLTSQYDGMLLDEPTNHLSLVLVEELEAALDSYPGALVVVTHDRRFISRWRGAIHTIEEDSLVSQ; this is encoded by the coding sequence ATGTCTACGCAGCTGTCCGTGCACCACCTCACCAAGTCCTACGACCACCGGCTCGTGCTCGATCAGGTCGACTGTGCGTTCCCGCCGGGACGAATCAGCGGGCTGATCGGCGAGAACGGCTCCGGCAAGTCCACGTTGCTCCGGCTGCTCGCCGGCGTCGAGCCGCCCGACGACGGGTCGGTCACGTTGGTCGCCGACGGCGGGTTCGGCTTCCTCGCGCAGGAGAACCCGGTGCCGCTGCACCTCGACGTCGCCGCCGTCGCGGATCACGCACTGGCCGATCTCCGGGCGCTCGAGGCCCGCCTCCGCGAGCTCGAGGAATTGCTTGCTGACGGCAACCTCTCGGCCATGACCGAGTACGGCGAGGTGCAGCAGGCGTTCGAGGCGCGCGAAGGGTACGACGCGGACGCGCGACTGGCGAAGGCGATGCACGGCCTCGGGTTGTCCGACCTGCCGCGCGATCGCCGGTTGGCCGAGCTGTCCGGGGGCGAACTCGCGCGGTTGCACCTGGCCGCCGTACTGGCTGCTTCGCCGGAGGTGCTGCTGCTGGACGAACCGACGAACCATCTCGACCTGTCGGGGACGGTGTGGCTGGAGGAGCACCTGCGGTCACGCGCCGGTACGACGGTCGTCGTGTCGCACGACCGCGCGTTCCTGGAGCGGGTCGCGTCGACGCTGTTCGAGGTGGACGGAGACACGCACCGGATCACGCGATACGGCAACGGCTACGGCGGATACCTGGCCGAGAAGGCGGCCGAGCGCGCCCGGGCCGAGCAAACGCGGCAGGTGTGGGAGGACGAGGTCGCGGTGATGAAGGCGACCGTGCGGACGACCGCGGACCGGGTGGCGTACGGGCGACCGATGCAGGACAACAACAAGGTCGCGTACGACCGCGCGACCGGCCGGGTGAACGAGGCGGAGCGGAGCAAGATCCGCAACGCGAAGGAACGGCTACGCAGGTTGGAGGCGGACCCGCCGCCGGTGCCGGCCAAGCCGTTGCGGTTCGCGGTGTCGTTGCGGACGGCGGGCGCTGCTGAGGACGGCGTACTGGTGAAGGCGGTCGACGTTGCTGTCGGAGGACGGTTGCGGCCTGTGTCCGTCGAGGTTCCGGTGGGTGGACGGTTGCTGATCACCGGAGCCAATGGCGCCGGCAAGTCGACGCTGCTCGACGTCCTGGCGGGGCGGCTGAAGCCGGAGCGTGGCGTGGTCGAACGGCGTGGGCGGCTCGGGTACTTGGCGCAGGAAGTCGTCGAGGATCGGCCGGACGAGTCGCTGCGCAAGGCGCTCGCGCGGCATCGCGGTGCCGGTGCGTTGGGGCTGTTCCGGAAGGACCAGTTGCCGACGAGGGTCGGGGCGCTGTCGACGGGGCAACGGCGCCGGCTCGCGCTCGCGCGGCTGCTGACGTCGCAGTACGACGGGATGCTGCTCGACGAGCCGACCAACCACCTGTCGCTGGTCCTCGTGGAGGAGCTCGAGGCCGCGCTCGACAGTTATCCCGGCGCGCTCGTCGTGGTGACCCACGACCGCCGCTTCATCTCCCGGTGGCGCGGCGCCATCCACACGATCGAGGAGGATTCCCTTGTCAGTCAGTGA
- a CDS encoding virginiamycin B lyase: MSVSEFTVGQGAYGVALRGEEVWTTLVHAGVVVRLVDGEVERIGLGAAESRPSVMVTGPDGTVWFTRSGDNSIGWISDGVASSVKVGGSPYGICVGPDDALWFTVMDADLVGRVGVDGVVTEFPIGTVGAFPAFITSGGGDLWFTLNAGNAIGRMTVGGEVTTYPLPTEAAGPVGISGGPDGVWFVEILAGQVGRIDADGVITEIPLPDREAKPHAVVATDDGGCWVTLWGSGSLVRLDAAGVVRQTVALGDGSEPHGLAVAPDGSVWVALERGSVAHVQPQE, from the coding sequence TTGTCAGTCAGTGAGTTCACGGTGGGTCAGGGCGCTTACGGCGTGGCGCTGCGCGGCGAGGAGGTGTGGACGACGCTGGTGCACGCCGGTGTGGTCGTGCGGCTGGTGGACGGCGAGGTCGAGCGGATCGGCCTCGGGGCGGCGGAGAGCCGGCCGAGTGTGATGGTGACAGGGCCGGACGGGACGGTGTGGTTCACGCGGTCGGGGGACAACAGCATTGGGTGGATCAGTGATGGTGTTGCTTCGTCGGTGAAGGTTGGTGGGTCGCCGTACGGCATTTGTGTCGGGCCGGATGACGCCCTCTGGTTCACGGTGATGGATGCGGATCTGGTCGGGCGGGTGGGGGTCGATGGGGTGGTGACCGAGTTCCCGATCGGGACGGTCGGCGCCTTTCCGGCGTTCATCACGAGTGGTGGTGGGGACTTGTGGTTCACCTTGAACGCGGGGAACGCGATCGGGCGGATGACGGTTGGTGGTGAGGTGACGACCTATCCCCTGCCGACCGAGGCGGCCGGGCCGGTGGGGATCAGCGGTGGGCCCGACGGTGTGTGGTTCGTCGAGATCCTCGCCGGGCAGGTCGGGCGGATCGACGCGGACGGGGTGATCACCGAGATCCCGCTGCCGGACCGGGAGGCCAAGCCGCATGCGGTGGTGGCGACCGACGACGGCGGGTGCTGGGTGACGTTGTGGGGTTCGGGCTCGCTGGTGCGGCTGGACGCGGCGGGCGTCGTACGGCAGACCGTTGCTCTGGGCGACGGTTCCGAGCCGCACGGACTGGCGGTGGCGCCGGACGGGTCGGTGTGGGTGGCGCTCGAACGGGGTTCCGTTGCTCACGTTCAGCCTCAGGAGTGA
- a CDS encoding UbiA family prenyltransferase, with amino-acid sequence MVAVRTLPRLRDVLLVGRPAFWIVSVVPYYVGILLATHRLVPPVDAWPRLLLGAVVMGPLLWLAVLAINDAYDLPGDLLNPRKSKSPLLDGRVTVAEAKKLAALAGVAALVVGAFVGWVFTAGVLFALLLGWAYSAPPLRLKTRAGFDVGSNSLALGAFGPLAGWAAVTPDLGDFPWVMALQGTLAAIGLYLPTTLADLPADRAAGYQTIAVRLGARTTYRIGYAAWIAAATLSVVLAALDHVIPRGMLALEVVMVPVLVVAYRRLIGPGQTFKQVVILAGLFLFPCGTFALTYTGVLTF; translated from the coding sequence ATGGTGGCGGTGCGGACACTTCCCCGGCTGCGGGATGTGCTTCTGGTCGGGCGTCCGGCGTTCTGGATCGTGTCGGTCGTGCCGTACTACGTGGGGATTCTGCTGGCCACGCACCGACTGGTTCCGCCGGTCGACGCCTGGCCGCGGCTCCTCCTCGGCGCGGTCGTGATGGGCCCGCTGCTCTGGCTGGCGGTGCTCGCGATCAACGACGCGTACGACCTGCCGGGCGACCTGCTCAACCCGCGCAAGTCCAAGTCGCCGTTGCTGGACGGGCGGGTGACGGTCGCGGAGGCGAAGAAGCTCGCGGCCCTGGCCGGGGTTGCTGCGTTGGTGGTCGGCGCTTTCGTCGGGTGGGTGTTCACGGCCGGCGTGCTGTTCGCGCTGCTGCTCGGCTGGGCGTACAGCGCTCCCCCGCTGCGGTTGAAGACACGCGCGGGCTTCGACGTCGGGTCGAACTCGCTGGCTCTCGGCGCCTTCGGCCCGCTCGCCGGGTGGGCCGCGGTGACTCCGGACCTCGGCGACTTCCCCTGGGTGATGGCGCTGCAGGGCACGCTCGCCGCGATCGGGCTCTACCTTCCGACGACGCTCGCCGACCTGCCCGCCGACCGCGCCGCGGGGTACCAGACGATCGCCGTCCGGCTGGGCGCGCGGACGACGTACCGGATCGGCTACGCGGCCTGGATCGCCGCGGCGACGCTCTCCGTCGTCCTGGCGGCACTGGACCACGTGATCCCTCGGGGCATGCTGGCGCTCGAGGTGGTGATGGTCCCGGTCCTCGTCGTCGCCTACCGCCGGCTGATCGGCCCGGGGCAGACCTTCAAGCAGGTCGTCATCCTGGCCGGCCTGTTCCTGTTCCCCTGCGGGACGTTCGCGCTCACCTACACGGGCGTCCTCACATTCTGA
- a CDS encoding 2OG-Fe(II) oxygenase, with translation MDWIAELNDVGCTLTPPLLTPAQCEELSGWYAEAKRFRATIDMARYRFGSGQYRYFAYPLPDPLADLRASFYAQLLPVARDWADKLRKPAPWPDSFGEWLDDCHRAGQERPTPILLKYQAGDWNALHRDLYGDLVFPLQVVIGLDRPGVDYEGGEFLLVEQRPRAQSRATVTSLPQGRGLIFTTRDRPVQSTRGWSAAPVRHGVSTVRSGLRHTLGLVLHDAA, from the coding sequence ATGGACTGGATCGCAGAGCTCAACGACGTCGGCTGCACACTGACCCCGCCGCTGCTGACCCCGGCACAGTGCGAGGAGCTCAGCGGCTGGTACGCCGAGGCCAAGCGCTTCCGCGCGACGATCGACATGGCCCGCTACCGCTTCGGCTCGGGCCAGTACCGGTACTTCGCCTATCCCCTGCCCGACCCGCTGGCCGACCTGCGGGCGTCGTTCTACGCGCAACTGCTGCCGGTCGCTCGCGACTGGGCCGACAAGCTCAGGAAGCCGGCGCCGTGGCCCGACTCGTTCGGCGAGTGGCTCGACGACTGCCACCGCGCCGGGCAGGAACGGCCGACCCCGATCCTGCTCAAGTACCAGGCCGGCGACTGGAACGCCTTGCACCGCGATCTGTACGGCGACCTGGTGTTCCCGCTGCAGGTGGTGATCGGGCTGGACCGGCCCGGCGTGGACTACGAGGGCGGCGAGTTCCTGCTGGTGGAGCAGCGGCCTCGCGCTCAGTCGCGGGCGACGGTGACGTCGTTGCCGCAAGGGCGCGGGCTGATCTTCACGACGCGCGACCGGCCGGTGCAGTCGACGCGCGGTTGGTCGGCGGCGCCGGTGCGGCACGGAGTGAGTACGGTGCGCTCAGGCCTTCGGCACACGCTTGGACTGGTCCTGCACGACGCCGCCTGA
- a CDS encoding MarR family winged helix-turn-helix transcriptional regulator gives MDGAIGTQLRHLLEQLDGDVAQLYRDLDLADYRPRFSPIVRTLVAQGPLSVRALADAVGVTHSAASQTVAQLTKSGFATQLPSPTDARQRVVHLTPRTEALLPLIEAEWKATTTALTALDQELSVPLESYLAELQAALTRRPMHNRISEHFSGGVVQDQSKRVPKA, from the coding sequence ATGGACGGAGCGATCGGCACCCAACTGCGGCACCTGCTGGAACAGCTCGACGGCGACGTCGCGCAGCTCTACCGCGACCTCGACCTGGCCGACTACCGCCCGCGCTTCTCGCCGATCGTCCGCACTTTGGTTGCCCAAGGCCCCCTTTCGGTGCGCGCCCTGGCCGATGCCGTCGGCGTCACCCACTCGGCCGCGAGCCAGACCGTCGCCCAGCTCACCAAGTCAGGCTTCGCCACCCAGCTCCCCAGCCCGACCGACGCCCGCCAACGCGTCGTCCACCTCACGCCGCGGACCGAGGCGCTGCTCCCACTCATCGAAGCCGAGTGGAAGGCAACGACCACGGCGCTGACCGCCCTCGACCAAGAGCTCTCCGTCCCGCTCGAGTCCTACCTCGCCGAGCTCCAAGCAGCCCTGACCCGCCGCCCGATGCACAACCGGATCTCCGAGCACTTCTCAGGCGGCGTCGTGCAGGACCAGTCCAAGCGTGTGCCGAAGGCCTGA
- the pip gene encoding prolyl aminopeptidase has product MTEHGMLDVGDGHQVYWEVRGNPDGKPAVVVHGGPGSGAKPFWLDYFDLTKYKVVLFDQRNCGRSTPDAGDDAVDLSANTTHHLIADLELLRQQLGIERWLVLGASWGATLGLAYAEQHPSAVSELVLFSVTNTTRREVEWLTRDMGRVFPEEWRRFRDGVPEGERDGNLAPAYSRLLHDPDPAVRERAALAWCTWEDTHMSTRGLGIQADLQNRDPRFRLRFARLVSHYWAHAAWLDEGVLAREAGKLAGIPGVLIVGRLDFSSPVEAAWNMTQGWPDAELTIVEDAGHGAHTTAVSDLVKRSVARFADR; this is encoded by the coding sequence ATGACGGAGCACGGGATGCTGGATGTGGGCGACGGGCACCAGGTGTACTGGGAGGTCCGCGGTAACCCTGACGGGAAGCCGGCGGTGGTCGTGCACGGTGGGCCAGGGTCGGGGGCGAAGCCCTTCTGGCTGGACTACTTCGACCTGACGAAGTACAAGGTGGTGCTGTTCGACCAGCGGAACTGCGGGCGGAGTACGCCGGACGCCGGGGACGACGCGGTCGATCTCAGCGCCAACACGACCCACCACCTGATCGCGGATCTGGAGTTGCTGCGGCAGCAGCTCGGGATCGAGCGGTGGCTGGTGCTCGGGGCGTCGTGGGGCGCGACGCTGGGGCTCGCGTACGCCGAGCAGCACCCGTCGGCGGTGTCGGAGCTCGTGCTGTTCAGCGTCACCAACACGACCCGGCGCGAGGTGGAGTGGCTGACGCGCGACATGGGCCGGGTGTTCCCGGAGGAGTGGCGGCGCTTCCGGGACGGCGTACCGGAGGGTGAGCGGGACGGGAATCTCGCGCCGGCGTACAGCCGGCTGCTGCACGATCCGGATCCGGCGGTGCGGGAGCGGGCGGCGCTCGCGTGGTGCACCTGGGAGGACACGCACATGTCGACCCGCGGACTGGGGATCCAGGCGGATCTGCAGAACCGCGATCCCCGGTTCCGGTTGCGGTTCGCGCGGCTGGTGTCGCACTACTGGGCGCACGCCGCGTGGCTGGACGAAGGCGTGCTGGCGCGGGAGGCGGGCAAGCTGGCCGGGATTCCCGGCGTACTGATCGTCGGGCGGCTCGACTTCAGCAGTCCGGTCGAGGCCGCGTGGAACATGACGCAGGGCTGGCCGGACGCCGAGCTGACGATCGTCGAGGACGCCGGGCACGGAGCTCACACGACAGCGGTCTCGGACCTGGTGAAACGATCGGTGGCTCGCTTCGCCGACCGCTGA
- a CDS encoding Ca2+-dependent phosphoinositide-specific phospholipase C — protein sequence MKRLAALVAVVATALSLSPTAQAAPRADDSIAGITGVGVHNAYVQATFPWMIDALESGASMLEIDVWQNFLGSRAYWVGHDPVGNVNNCSSATTFAALRTGSRNQSLQTCLRNLRLWHDQNPNHAPVVLKLELKNGFDGRAGFGPAQFDTVLTTALGAGAILHPAEVKGSAASLDTAVRTGGWPSRESLRGKFVVLVETGAFEAGNPFDNYDTDLEYADHLIGLNAAGKLASATMFTTINGASATDPRVGERGGARAPWYVTFDGNASSWYAGSTAFYTSNNYLVVMVEAHAVAPAIDGRNPTVQQATDKVQQLAAHGATIVSSDWTNPQIVSLTTPRS from the coding sequence GTGAAGCGTCTTGCTGCCCTGGTGGCCGTTGTCGCCACCGCTCTGTCCCTGTCCCCCACCGCTCAGGCGGCGCCGCGTGCCGACGACTCGATCGCCGGGATCACCGGCGTCGGCGTGCACAACGCGTACGTGCAGGCGACCTTTCCCTGGATGATCGACGCGCTCGAGTCCGGCGCCTCGATGCTGGAGATCGACGTCTGGCAGAACTTCCTCGGCTCGCGCGCGTACTGGGTCGGTCACGACCCGGTCGGCAACGTCAACAACTGCTCGTCGGCGACCACGTTCGCCGCGCTGCGCACCGGGTCGCGCAACCAGAGCCTGCAGACCTGCCTGCGCAACCTGCGGCTCTGGCACGACCAGAACCCGAACCACGCGCCGGTCGTGCTCAAGCTGGAGCTGAAGAACGGGTTCGACGGACGGGCGGGCTTCGGGCCGGCGCAGTTCGACACGGTGCTGACGACCGCGCTCGGCGCGGGGGCGATTCTGCACCCGGCCGAGGTGAAGGGATCGGCGGCTTCGCTCGACACCGCCGTACGGACCGGTGGCTGGCCGAGCCGCGAGAGCCTGCGCGGGAAGTTCGTCGTCCTGGTGGAGACGGGGGCCTTCGAGGCGGGCAACCCGTTCGACAACTACGACACGGATCTCGAGTACGCCGACCACCTGATCGGCCTGAACGCCGCCGGGAAGCTGGCGAGCGCGACGATGTTCACGACGATCAACGGCGCGTCCGCGACCGACCCGCGCGTGGGTGAGCGCGGGGGTGCGCGAGCGCCTTGGTATGTGACCTTCGACGGCAACGCGAGCAGCTGGTACGCCGGGTCGACGGCCTTCTACACGAGCAACAACTACTTGGTCGTGATGGTCGAGGCGCATGCCGTCGCGCCGGCAATCGACGGGCGCAACCCGACGGTGCAGCAGGCGACGGACAAGGTGCAGCAGCTCGCCGCGCACGGGGCCACGATCGTGTCGAGCGACTGGACCAACCCGCAGATCGTCTCGCTCACCACGCCGCGGAGCTGA
- a CDS encoding YdeI/OmpD-associated family protein, translated as MTTPEHIFTDAAAWHDWLSAEHETSDGIWLVLAKKGTTDPTTLTYDQALDEALCHGWIDGQRVTRDAGTFKQRYTPRRARSNWSLRNVGIVKRLHEEGRMRPAGVAEVDRAKSDGRWDAAYGEATTREVPPDLAEALAASPRAEAMFEILTQQNRFAILYRLHSAKRPETRTKWITRYVDELATGETPYPQKRTLD; from the coding sequence ATGACGACGCCCGAGCACATCTTCACCGACGCCGCTGCCTGGCACGACTGGCTCAGCGCCGAGCACGAGACCTCCGACGGCATCTGGCTCGTCCTGGCGAAGAAGGGGACGACCGATCCGACGACCCTGACGTACGACCAAGCGCTGGACGAGGCGCTGTGCCACGGCTGGATCGACGGCCAGCGCGTCACGCGCGACGCCGGCACCTTCAAGCAGCGCTACACGCCAAGGCGCGCCCGGAGCAACTGGTCGCTGCGCAACGTCGGCATCGTCAAACGCCTGCACGAGGAGGGCCGGATGCGCCCGGCCGGCGTCGCCGAGGTCGACCGCGCCAAGTCCGACGGCCGCTGGGACGCGGCGTACGGCGAGGCGACGACCCGCGAGGTCCCACCAGACCTCGCCGAGGCCCTGGCCGCATCGCCACGAGCCGAGGCGATGTTCGAGATCCTCACGCAGCAGAACAGATTCGCCATCCTCTACCGGCTGCACTCGGCCAAACGCCCAGAGACCCGAACGAAATGGATCACCCGGTACGTCGACGAGTTGGCCACAGGAGAAACCCCGTACCCGCAGAAGCGCACGCTGGACTAG
- a CDS encoding helix-turn-helix transcriptional regulator, producing MSETSARLLSLLSLLQARRDWPGALLAERLEVSPRTVRRDVDRLRDLGYPVRASKGPDGGYRLDAGADLPPLLFDDDQAIAVAVALQTATTTVTGIEEGALRALATVRQVMPARLRQRVDALQVTTVDRWADSKRTKVDSEHLIAIGTAVRAREVLRFDYASPGASGDEWVPPRKVEPHHLVTWGGRWYLVGWDLDRKDWRTFRVDRMQPKTPTGPRFTPRELPEGDVATYISSRFAGRNEWPCRGEAILQAKASDIARWSGRDSVVEEITPRSCRLILPGWSWTGLAANFGMFECDLEFVGPPELKAAAATLAARYTAAAS from the coding sequence ATGTCCGAGACCTCCGCACGACTCCTCTCGCTGCTGTCCCTCCTGCAGGCCCGCCGCGACTGGCCGGGTGCGCTGCTCGCCGAACGGCTGGAGGTGAGCCCGCGCACGGTCCGCCGCGACGTCGACCGGCTGCGCGACCTGGGCTACCCGGTCCGCGCGAGCAAGGGCCCGGACGGCGGCTACCGGCTCGACGCCGGGGCCGACCTGCCGCCGCTGCTGTTCGACGACGACCAGGCGATCGCCGTCGCGGTCGCGCTGCAGACGGCGACCACCACCGTGACCGGGATCGAGGAAGGTGCGTTGCGCGCGCTCGCCACGGTCCGCCAGGTGATGCCCGCCCGGCTGCGGCAACGCGTCGACGCGCTGCAGGTGACGACGGTCGACCGCTGGGCCGACTCGAAGCGGACCAAGGTCGACTCCGAACACCTGATCGCGATCGGTACGGCGGTCCGGGCGCGCGAGGTACTGCGGTTCGACTACGCGTCGCCGGGCGCCTCCGGTGACGAGTGGGTGCCGCCGCGCAAGGTCGAGCCGCACCACCTGGTCACGTGGGGCGGGCGCTGGTACCTGGTCGGTTGGGACCTGGACCGCAAGGACTGGCGGACGTTCCGCGTCGACCGGATGCAGCCGAAGACGCCGACGGGTCCGCGCTTCACACCGCGTGAGCTCCCCGAGGGCGACGTCGCGACGTACATCTCGTCGCGTTTCGCCGGCCGCAACGAGTGGCCGTGCCGAGGCGAGGCGATCCTGCAGGCCAAGGCCTCCGACATCGCCCGGTGGTCCGGCCGGGACTCCGTGGTCGAGGAGATCACGCCGAGGTCCTGCCGGCTCATCCTGCCCGGCTGGTCGTGGACCGGACTGGCCGCGAACTTCGGGATGTTCGAGTGCGACCTGGAGTTCGTCGGCCCGCCGGAGTTGAAAGCCGCCGCTGCCACGCTCGCCGCCCGCTACACGGCGGCGGCCTCATGA
- a CDS encoding ATP-binding cassette domain-containing protein, whose protein sequence is MISTRELTKDFVVSRTETVHAVRGISLDVEPGELVAVLGPNGAGKTTTLRMLTTLIGPTSGTATVAGYDVTSHPSQVRRQIGYVGQGNGAGHQHRVGDELYGQGVIYGLDRRAAKRRAEELLDGLELKDLAQRKVSELSGGQRRRLDVAMGLVHAPSLLFLDEPSTGLDPQNRANLWDHILRMREQYAMTIVLTTHYLDEADSMAERVVVVDHGEVIADDTAEALKTRLAGDRLALTVAPGNHARIRELAEKLPGAREFETAGDQVSLRVTDGPAALPILLGAAQQYGVPVAAAQVHRPTLDDVFLNLTGRSLRDANGKAA, encoded by the coding sequence GTGATCAGCACCCGAGAACTCACCAAGGATTTCGTGGTGAGCCGGACCGAGACCGTGCACGCGGTCCGCGGAATCAGCCTGGACGTCGAACCCGGCGAGCTCGTCGCGGTCCTCGGCCCGAACGGCGCCGGCAAGACCACCACGCTGCGGATGCTCACCACCCTGATCGGCCCGACCTCGGGCACCGCGACCGTGGCCGGGTACGACGTGACGTCGCACCCGTCCCAAGTCCGCCGCCAGATCGGGTACGTCGGTCAGGGCAACGGCGCCGGCCACCAGCACCGGGTCGGCGACGAGCTCTACGGCCAGGGCGTCATCTACGGCCTGGACCGGCGCGCCGCGAAGCGCCGGGCCGAGGAACTGCTCGACGGTCTGGAGCTGAAGGATCTCGCCCAGCGCAAGGTGTCCGAGCTGTCCGGCGGTCAGCGCCGCCGGCTCGACGTCGCGATGGGCCTGGTGCACGCGCCGAGCCTGCTCTTCCTGGACGAGCCGTCGACCGGCCTCGACCCGCAGAACCGGGCGAACCTGTGGGACCACATCCTGCGGATGCGCGAGCAGTACGCGATGACGATCGTGCTCACCACGCACTACCTGGACGAGGCGGACTCGATGGCCGAGCGGGTGGTCGTGGTCGACCACGGCGAGGTGATCGCGGACGACACCGCCGAGGCGCTGAAGACCCGGCTGGCCGGGGACCGGCTCGCGCTGACCGTTGCTCCTGGCAACCACGCACGGATCCGGGAGCTGGCCGAGAAGCTGCCCGGTGCGCGCGAGTTCGAGACCGCGGGCGACCAGGTCAGCCTGCGGGTGACCGACGGACCCGCCGCCCTGCCGATCCTGCTCGGCGCGGCACAGCAGTACGGCGTACCGGTGGCTGCTGCTCAGGTGCACCGCCCGACGCTCGACGACGTGTTCCTCAATCTCACCGGTCGCAGCCTGCGCGACGCGAACGGAAAGGCCGCCTGA
- a CDS encoding ABC transporter permease yields the protein MTTLTASTVAAPTTRVPNRSLFRDIRIVMVRELKPVLRDPFSLLFGMIQPLIFLALFGPLLAGSMGGTLDGGVWQWFVPAILVMTTLFGTSATGSNLLFEFQTGAHERMLVTPLSRSSLLVGRALKEMVPLFGQAVIVIAVMVPFGFDLHLDGAIVGLVLLAAFGIGLGSFSYALAIAVRKQDWMFWVVQQTFLFPLMILSGMLLPLETGPEWMRVASKFNPLSYLVEAERTLFAGDVWSTAVLWGFVAAIVTGALGLTVGIRTMLRSAD from the coding sequence ATGACCACCTTGACCGCTTCCACTGTTGCCGCACCGACCACCCGGGTGCCGAACCGCAGCCTGTTCCGCGACATCCGGATCGTGATGGTGCGCGAGCTCAAGCCGGTGCTGCGGGACCCGTTCTCGTTGCTGTTCGGGATGATCCAGCCGCTGATCTTCCTCGCGCTGTTCGGCCCGCTGCTGGCCGGTTCGATGGGCGGCACGCTGGACGGCGGCGTCTGGCAGTGGTTCGTGCCGGCGATCCTGGTGATGACGACGCTGTTCGGTACGTCGGCGACCGGGTCGAACCTGCTGTTCGAGTTCCAGACCGGCGCGCACGAACGGATGCTGGTCACGCCGCTGAGCCGGTCCTCGCTGCTGGTCGGGCGGGCGCTGAAGGAGATGGTGCCGCTGTTCGGGCAGGCGGTGATCGTGATCGCGGTGATGGTGCCGTTCGGCTTCGACCTGCACCTCGACGGCGCGATCGTCGGACTGGTGCTGCTCGCGGCGTTCGGGATCGGTCTGGGTTCGTTCAGCTACGCGCTGGCGATCGCCGTACGGAAGCAGGACTGGATGTTCTGGGTCGTGCAGCAGACGTTCCTGTTCCCGCTGATGATCCTGTCCGGCATGCTCCTGCCGCTGGAGACCGGCCCGGAGTGGATGCGGGTGGCGTCGAAGTTCAACCCGCTGTCGTACTTGGTGGAGGCCGAGCGGACGCTGTTCGCGGGTGACGTGTGGTCGACCGCGGTGCTGTGGGGTTTCGTGGCCGCGATCGTCACGGGCGCGCTGGGGCTGACGGTGGGGATCCGGACGATGCTGAGGTCGGCTGACTGA